Proteins encoded together in one bacterium window:
- the rho gene encoding transcription termination factor Rho has product MDVIKLKRMDVDEIQGIAEELKIKDNSGLPKQELVLKVIREHAKRDGHIYGEGVLEVLNEGFGFLRSSDYNYLPCPDDIYISPSQIRRFSLHTGDLILGEIRPPKEGEKYFALLKIEKVNSDDPETARKKIKFDRLTPIFPQPKIVLETDPDEISMRVMDILVPIGKGQRGLIVSPPRAGKTVLLKKIANSISRNHPEVVLIVLLIDERPEEVTDMQRSVNGEVISSTFDEPPERHVQVAEMVIEKAKRLVECKKDVVILLDSITRLARAYNVLVPHSGKILSGGVDSNALHKPKRFFAAARKIEEGGSLSIIATALIDTGSRMDDVIFEEFKATGNMEIHLDRRLVDKRVFPAIDMERSGTRKEDLLIDQKDLSKIWLLRKVLISMSVTERMEFLIEKLKKTKTNRKFMETMNQVEV; this is encoded by the coding sequence TTGGATGTTATAAAACTTAAAAGGATGGATGTTGATGAAATTCAGGGAATAGCCGAAGAACTTAAAATTAAAGATAACAGTGGCCTCCCTAAACAGGAACTGGTTTTAAAAGTTATTAGAGAACATGCAAAAAGAGACGGACATATTTACGGGGAAGGGGTTCTTGAGGTATTAAATGAAGGATTTGGGTTCTTGAGGTCCTCAGACTACAATTATCTTCCATGTCCTGATGATATTTATATCTCTCCATCGCAAATACGCCGTTTTAGCCTTCATACAGGCGATTTGATATTAGGAGAGATCAGACCTCCAAAGGAAGGCGAAAAATATTTTGCTTTACTTAAGATAGAAAAAGTAAATTCTGACGACCCGGAGACTGCAAGAAAAAAGATTAAATTTGATCGTCTCACCCCGATTTTTCCGCAGCCGAAAATTGTACTTGAGACAGATCCTGATGAAATATCTATGCGGGTCATGGATATTCTAGTTCCTATAGGAAAAGGGCAAAGAGGATTAATAGTATCTCCTCCAAGAGCAGGGAAGACCGTGCTTCTCAAAAAAATAGCAAACAGTATCTCAAGGAATCATCCGGAAGTGGTTTTAATAGTATTGTTAATAGATGAACGGCCGGAGGAAGTCACAGACATGCAGCGTTCTGTTAATGGAGAGGTAATAAGCTCGACTTTTGACGAACCTCCTGAGCGTCATGTGCAAGTGGCTGAAATGGTGATTGAAAAAGCAAAAAGATTAGTTGAGTGCAAAAAAGATGTAGTTATATTGCTTGACAGTATTACAAGACTTGCCAGAGCATATAATGTGCTGGTGCCGCATAGCGGGAAAATTCTCTCAGGAGGCGTGGATTCTAATGCTCTTCATAAACCAAAGCGGTTTTTTGCTGCTGCCAGAAAGATAGAAGAAGGGGGAAGCCTTTCAATAATAGCAACAGCGCTGATTGATACAGGTAGCAGGATGGATGATGTGATTTTTGAGGAATTTAAAGCAACGGGGAATATGGAAATCCATCTGGATCGGCGGCTTGTGGATAAGAGGGTTTTCCCTGCTATTGATATGGAACGTTCAGGAACAAGGAAAGAAGATCTCTTAATAGATCAAAAAGATCTGAGCAAGATTTGGTTATTGCGTAAGGTGTTGATTTCAATGAGTGTAACAGAAAGAATGGAATTCTTAATTGAGAAATTGAAGAAGACCAAAACAAATAGAAAGTTTATGGAAACCATGAATCAGGTTGAAGTATAA
- the coaE gene encoding dephospho-CoA kinase (Dephospho-CoA kinase (CoaE) performs the final step in coenzyme A biosynthesis.) codes for MLKVVGLTGGIASGKDTVAVMFADLGAEIIDADKIANDLINARINRNNVPAKIVGFFGRDILNNSGRIDKKRLADIVFKDRKKLEYLNRIMHPEIIKIIKEKIASATPRNDEGNVTIINAPLIVEAEATSLVDKLIVVSVGMENQIARLRARSSLTREEACRRINAQLSIKEKERFSDFIIDNNNGLEETEKQVKKIWKELCT; via the coding sequence ATGTTAAAGGTAGTTGGCTTAACCGGCGGGATTGCTTCGGGGAAAGATACAGTAGCTGTAATGTTTGCTGATCTTGGTGCAGAGATAATAGATGCAGACAAAATTGCAAATGATTTAATAAATGCTAGGATTAATAGGAATAATGTTCCTGCAAAGATAGTTGGCTTCTTTGGCAGGGATATTCTTAATAACTCTGGGAGGATTGATAAAAAAAGGTTAGCAGATATTGTTTTTAAGGATAGAAAGAAGCTTGAGTATCTTAATCGTATAATGCACCCGGAAATTATTAAGATTATAAAGGAAAAGATTGCTTCAGCTACGCCTCGCAATGACGAAGGAAATGTAACTATTATTAACGCGCCTCTTATTGTAGAAGCAGAAGCTACCTCGCTTGTTGATAAGTTAATAGTAGTTTCTGTAGGTATGGAGAATCAGATAGCAAGATTAAGAGCAAGATCATCTTTAACCAGAGAAGAAGCCTGCAGAAGAATAAATGCGCAGCTGTCAATAAAAGAAAAGGAGAGATTTTCCGATTTTATAATTGATAACAATAACGGATTAGAAGAAACAGAAAAACAAGTCAAAAAAATATGGAAGGAGTTATGCACATGA